TAAAAAAATAATTTAAAAGATAGATAAAAAGAATAAAAATGGTGGGCCTAACAAGACTTGAACTTGTGACCTCACCCTTATCAGGGGTGCACTCTAACCAGCTGAGCTATAGGCCCTTAAGAAGTAGAATTATTGTTATCTTATTTCATTTCAACCTTTGATATCCAAACAAGCTCTCAAGAGCTCTTGAAATATTTATTATTACTCTTTAGTGTGAGTTAAAGAGTATGTACTCTAGAAAGGAGGTGATCCAACCGCAGGTTCTCCTACGGTTACCTTGTTACGACTTCACCCCAGTCGCTGATTTTGCTGTGGGCGGTAACTAGTTTAGTATTCCGACTTAAAGCACAATCAACTCCCATGGTGTGACGGGCGGTGAGTACAAGACCCGGGAACGTATTCACCGTAACATAGCTGATTTACGATTACTAGCGATTCCGGCTTCATGCTCTCGAGTTGCAGAGAACAATCCGAACTAAGACATATTTTATAGATTTGCTCCACCTCGCGGTATTGCTTCTCATTGTATATGCCATTGTAGCACGTGTGTAGCCCTGGGCATAAGGGCCATGATGACTTGACGTCGTCCACACCTTCCTCCTCCTTGCGAAGGCAGTCTATTTAGAGTGCTCAGCCGAACTGTTAGCAACTAAATACGTGGGTTGCGCTCGTTGCGGGACTTAACCCAACATCTCACGACACGAGCTGACGACAGCCGTGCAGCACCTGTCTCTAAGTTCTAGCAAGCTAGCACCCTCGTATCTCTACAAGGTTCTTAGGATATCAAGCCCAGGTAAGGTTCTTCGCGTATCTTCGAATTAAACCACATGCTCCACCGCTTGTGCGGGTCCCCGTCTATTCCTTTGAGTTTTAATCTTGCGACCGTACTCCCCAGGCGGTATGCTTAATCCGTTAGGTGCATTACTGAAATGACTAGCATTCCAACAACTAGCATACATCGTTTAGGGCGTGGACTACCAGGGTATCTAATCCTGTTTGCTCCCCACGCTTTCGCGCCTTAGCGTCAGTTAAGTTCTAGCAGATCGCTTTCGCAATTGGCATTCTTAGTAATATCTACGGATTTTACCCCTACACTACTAATTCCATCTGCCTCTCCCTTACTCTAGAATAGCAGTTTTGAATGCAGTTTAATGGTTAAGCCATTAGATTTCACATCCAACTTACTACTCCGCCTACGCGCCCTTTACGCCCAGTGATTCCGAGTAACGCTTGCACCCTCCGTATTACCGCGGCTGCTGGCACGGAGTTAGCCGGTGCTTATTCTTACAATACAGTCAGTATTCTTCTTGTAAAAAAGGAGTTTACGCTCCGAAAAGTGTCATCCTCCACGCGGCGTTGCTGCTTCAGGGTTTCCCCCATTGAGCAATATTCCCCACTGCTGCCTCCCGTAGGAGTCTGGACCGTGTCTCAGTTCCAGTGTGTCTGATCATCCTCTAAGACCAGATATGCGTCATAGCCTTGGTAAGCCATTACCTTACCAACTAGCTGATACAATATAGCCCTATCCCTTACCGAAAAACTTTCCCACCCTAACTTATGTTAGAGCGGAGTATAGAGTATTAGCACTCATTTCTAAGTGTTGTCCTCTTGTAAGGGGCAAGTTAGCTATACATTACTCACCCGTGCGCCACTAATCCGTCTAGCAAGCTAGACTTCATCGTTCGACTTGCATGTGTTAGGCACGCCGCCAGCGTTCACTCTGAGCCAGGATCAAACTCTCCATAATTTAAATGATTATTTTTTAATCTATGAAAAATTAAAAAATAAATAAAATAATGAAGTGAATGATTTAAAACTTATATATAAGAAAGTTTTAAATGGCTCTTGATCACTTGTTTAGATATCAAAGATTGACGTTGAAATAATTGATATATTTAAAATTAACAATAAAACTATTTAAAATAACGATTTGCTAGAAGCAAATAAAAAGCTTGAATTATATGTTATTAAACTTAAAAAACACTTAAACATAAAAATATTTTTGGAATTTAGGGATTAATGATTGAAATATCCTAATTTAGACACTTTTTAGCTAAAAATAATATTAAAAAACTAAAATAAACATTTTTTAAGGAAGTAATTATGAATATTTTATTGCTTGAAGATGATTATTTATATGCTACTAGTATTTGTGAATATTTGCAAGATTTAGGATTTAGTGTTGATGTTTTTAGTGATGGCGACTTAGCCTGTAAAACTATCGCAAATAAATTTTATCATCTTTATATACTTGATATAAAAGTAATAAATACTAATGGCTTTGATGTATTAAGTTATATAAAAAGCTTAAATATTACTAACCCTATTATGATGATGACTTCAAGAACTGATATAGCAAGTATTAAAAAAGGATATGAGCTAGGCTGCAATGAATACCTTAAAAAACCTTTTGAACTAGATGAATTAAAATATAGAATTAAAGAATTATTAAAACAATTTTTTAACACTCAAAGTAATGATACAATCACAATTTCAGGCGAGTTTGTATATGATTATATTTCTAAAAGTCTTAGCAAAAATAAAACTCTAATAGAGCTTACTAGTAAAGAAATCACATTGATTGAATATTTGTTAAGCAATAAATCAAGTTATGTAAATGTAAGCAGTATTTATGAATATGTATGGGGGGGGGCAAATGAAGAATTTGAAACCAATGGCTCAAGCGATGTAAGAGTATATGTAAAAAGAATTAGAGCAAAAACTTGCGATGATTTTATAATATCATCTAGAGGACTTGGCTATAAAATCAATGTCTAAGCAAACAATACTATTAACCCTTATAGCTTTAGTCATATCAATGTTAGCTATAAATATATTGAAATTAAGTGTAGCTAATGATAAAAACTCTACGCTATTAGAACTAGCAAGTTATATAAATAAGGATTTAAATAACTTAAAAGATATAAAAATATGTATTTTCAATAATGAAGAAATTTTAAAATGCGAACTTGATATAAACTATATAAAAGATGATTTTATATATAAAACTCATAATTCTTTGCTTTATTACAAATTCCAAAAACAAATAAACAATACAACATACAATGTGGTGCTATCAAAACCTTGCGTTTATAACAAAAGCATAATCAATGCTGCTATAGTGTTTGGTGGGGGAACTTTTATATTATTTGTTTTAATTTACTTAGTTTATAAAAACAATATCAAAAGTTTAATTTGGTATAAAAACACTATGAATACATTTTTTTATGATGCAATGCACGAGTTAAAAACGCCATTGGGTATAGCCTTATTAAATGCTGATATGTTAGAAAGTAATAAATATCAAAAAAGAATTAAAGCAGCACTAAATCAGATGAAAACAACATATGATGATGTAGGATTTTATATAGAAAATCCAAATGCTAAATACCCACTAAAAAATATTAATTTTTCTAATTTTTTAAAAACAAGAATTGATTTTTTTAATAGTATTGCTAGTATGAAAAGTGTGGAATTTCATTTAGAAATCACTAATGATTTATATGTATTAATCAGCGAAGTAGAGTTACTAAGAATTGTAGATAATAATATTTCAAATGCAATTAAATATACAAAAGTTAATTCTAAAATTACAATATCTTTAAACCAATCAAATGAAAAAATAATTTTTATAATACAAGATGAAGGAATTGGCATAAAAGATACAAAAAGAATTTGGCATAGATATGCTAGAGAAGATTTAGCTAAAGGTGGATTTGGCTTAGGTCTTAATATAGTAAGAAATATTTGCAAAAAATACGATATTGTATATGAAGCATTTAATTATGAAAAAGGAGCAATTTTTAAATACTCTTTTAAATCATAATTTTTTAATTTAATCTTAATTTAAAAACTAAAAAATATAATTAATTAACTTAAAATCTTAACTAAAAGGTATATAATGAAAAAAGTTATTATATCACTACTTGTAATATCTAATCTTTATTCTTATGAATATACAAATAAAGTTCATCCTTTCGGAATGTATTTTGGAACTCAAAACCATAAACAACATACAGATATAGATTTAGCTGATTGCGTTATAAATAATACAAGAAATAATGATAAAGGCAGAAGCGCTTGTTTTCAACTTTATCAAATCTTTAACATAGATGATCATTTTAATAGAACTGATGCTGAAGACGAGCAAAGAATTATTGTAAATTGGGGATTTAATTGGGATTATGCTTGGGCTAAACTAGATTATCAAAATAGCATTGTAAAAAAATTTGGCTCTTTTAAAGGCAATCAATCATCTCATCATACCGATTCAAGAAGATTTAGAGAAAATGTATTTTGCGTAAATTACGAAGATAATGCAGCGGGAACTAATTATAATCCTAATAATTACGATGATTTTATTTCTCATCAAAACTCAAAACCTAAAAAGCTAGATAGTGTAAAAAATACTGAAATTACTTTTCCAATGAAATCTTATTTTTATGATGAATCGTATATTCAAGATGTATTTAAAGAATTTGAAGTTAATACAACAGGCAAAATCATACTTTTAGCAAGTAGCAATAATGATTCAATTTTTAGCTATTTTTTAAGCGAACAATTACTAAATAATGAAAAAAACTCAAATGCTTATAGATTTGCAAATACCTATCTAGGCTATCAGCACGGCTCAAGCACAACTTCTGATAGCGAAAACGCATACAATGATTTTGTAAGATTTATGAAAAGCAAAGGTTGTAGATTAAATCCTGACCAAGGATTTGCTAGCGGAATACCTTTAACGCTAGATGAGAACGAAGTAGGTGCGACCTTAACTGATAATGCTTATTATACAAATGATGAATGCGCTAAATATTCAGAACAATTTTTCTTAAAAAATAATGCCTTGTATTCTCCTAAAGAATTTTTAAAAGGTAATGCTAAATGGGGATTTTTAAATAATCAATATTTCGCACAAAATAAATCAGGACTAAGCAAATGCTACACATTTAATATGGAATATTACGATGGATATTACTTTTCTAGCAATGGATATTACAATGAAAAAAGTCAGTGGAAATCAAACGAATATAAAACCTATGATATAAAAGCTTTAAGGCTTAGGAATTTCGTTTATAACAACAATCAAGCACTTGCAAATGCTAAATATATTCAAAGATTTTCTCCTTACATAGATACAACACAAGAAAGAAGTATTTATAGTATTCATAAAACTAGAGATGGAGCAATAGGCGAAAAAGCAATATATAAAGAAATCAAAAATTCAAAAGATTGTATAATCAAAGTTGCACCTGGATTATTTGATATACGAAAAGAATGTAAGAATTCAAAATACAAACAAAACGGCATAAGAGAAAGAGCTGGAATTATGCCTAAAGATATAGGTAATCAAGAAAATATAAGCACAAAAATCTTTAGCCTACATTTAAGACCAACTTCATTAAAAGAAGAATATAAATACTATAAAGATAATATGAAAAAATACACAGCAAGTCCAGGGGATTTATACGCTCATTTAAAAAATCCAAAATATTTTACATCTACAGATATTGTAAATTGGGGTAAAAATTATGGAGATGGGAAATTCCCTGCTGATACAATTGTAGGAATTTATAAAAATAAGCCTGAAATTAATGCTAATTTTAAATTCTTATTCTATCCTGACGCAAATAGCACTAAATTTAGTTTAATTTCAAAAGATTTAAATCCAGCAGGCAGTGCAAAGGTAGGAGATAAAACATATCCTATATTTAATAAAATTCCTGAAGTTCATATAACCCCATTTTATAATGGTCAAAACTTAGAAAAAAGATATGATTATACAAAGACTAAAGATGGAAATTATATAAAATGTTGTGATAAAGATTTAAGCAAATATTATGTAGATTTAAGAGTTCAAATTAGCACTTTAGCAAAAAATGGAAATGATTACACTATAAAATCAAAGCAGCCAAGTGTGATTTATTATGAATTAGATTTAGATTACGCTAATTCAGAAAACTTAGAATACTTCATAAGAGAACTTAGCTTTAAATTAAAAGAACCATCGTTAATAGAAATTACAACAGAAAGAATTTACGATAACGATAAAAGACCTATGTTTGAAGTAGATAGTAAAAATATCATAAAAGGTGTTAGTGAGACTGCAGCATTTATTTTAACAGATGAAGAAATAGTGCAAAAACAACACTATTTTGGAAGTATTTGGAAGATATTAAATAGAAAACCTAGTCTAGGAGAAGATTTAAGACCTAGTATTAAAGATTTAAATGATAAAAAAGCAAAAATAGCTAATGATACATATACAAGAATGGTTGGAGATAATGTATATATAGGTTTTGTTCATGCAGCTGATAAAACTAGAATTAGTTTCTTTTCTAATACTGCAAGTGTAAATCACGATGATGGAAGAGCTACTAAGGTTTTAATATACGATAAAGATGATTTTAGAGTAAATCCTGATAATCAAATGATGGGAGATTTTATAATTGAATTTATCAATATAACTCCAGGTCGCCACGATATTTGCTATACTCAAAAAGATATGCAAGGTAAATTATTAACCCCTACTCCAATATGCAAAAACTTTATGGTAAGACCAGCTGAAATAAAAATAAATGATTTTGTTACTAAAGCAGGAGAAGGATTAAAAAAACCTTTACCAACTACTCTTAAAGCAAGTGTATTAGATACTCAAGATAGAAAATTAAGTCTTAACTCAAATATAGGAATCAAAGAAGCTAAATTAAAAGTTACAAATAGCAAAGGTAGTTTTTATACATTTGATTTAGAAACAAGTGCTTATAACAAAATTAGCCAACTAAATCCTATTAATTTTAAACGCAATAATAAAGATTATAGTTTTGATATGGTAATTGCTTATCCTTTTGCTGGAAGTGGAATTATTGAGTTTAAAGACAATGATTTTGTAGGAAGTGATATTACTAATAAAAAATGTGAAAATACTGGATTTTCAAATACAATCAACGCTAATGGAAAAATATCTTGCCATATATTAATTAAGCCTATTAATGCTGATTTTACTAGCTCATCTACTACGAATTTAAATAATATAAAAACATCTGGTGGTTTATCTGATGCTGTTTTATTTTCTGATGAAGTTATAGGACAAAGCGAAGCTGATTTGGGTAAATGTTCTGGTATAAATTGTGATTTTACACATTCACTAAATATACCTGTAAATATAGAAAATAAAGGCTCAAGTTCTGCTAATAGTTTAGAATATGTATATAAGTATTTTCCTAGCGATATTGATATAGATTTTGATTTAAATTTCTTAGATAATAACGATACTCAAGCTAGTAGTAGATATAGAATTTATACAAATAAATTAAGTATTAAAAATATGAATATCACAAATCAAAAAATCAAAATGACTTTAAGTGCTAGCAATACTACACTAAATGCAATTTTTGATTCAAAAATGCAAAATTTAGATAACGAAGTCAATAAAAATTTAAATACTCTAAGTAGCGTTGCTAAAAAATACGAAGCAAGTCCTGATGATTTAGAATTTATTACAAAAATAGGCTATACAAAATTCCAAAAAACAAATGACTTAGCACCTAGTAAAGACATTTTAAATAAGCCTGATGTAAATGAATTTAATCTTGATACTACAAGTAGCATAACAATAGATAAAGGAACTCCTGTTAATTTTACAAAAAATTATCCATTTATTTTTGCTTATGCAATGTATAAAGATACTAAAGCAGATGCGGGTAAAAAATATAAAAAATTATTACCGAGTGATTTAAAATTAAAATATATAAATACAACTGGTAAAATTAGCGAATTATACACAAGCGCAACTACTAGCGGGCATTATTATCTAAAACCAATTGCTGATATTATTAATAATATTTCTTTTACAAGTGATTACAATTCTAATATCAAAAAACTTACCGATGGAAGTATTGAACTTGAATTATCAAGTGATAAAAAAACTAATGAATATATAAAAGATTTAATTAGAATGCACT
This is a stretch of genomic DNA from Campylobacter sp. RM12651. It encodes these proteins:
- a CDS encoding response regulator transcription factor codes for the protein MNILLLEDDYLYATSICEYLQDLGFSVDVFSDGDLACKTIANKFYHLYILDIKVINTNGFDVLSYIKSLNITNPIMMMTSRTDIASIKKGYELGCNEYLKKPFELDELKYRIKELLKQFFNTQSNDTITISGEFVYDYISKSLSKNKTLIELTSKEITLIEYLLSNKSSYVNVSSIYEYVWGGANEEFETNGSSDVRVYVKRIRAKTCDDFIISSRGLGYKINV
- a CDS encoding HAMP domain-containing sensor histidine kinase: MLAINILKLSVANDKNSTLLELASYINKDLNNLKDIKICIFNNEEILKCELDINYIKDDFIYKTHNSLLYYKFQKQINNTTYNVVLSKPCVYNKSIINAAIVFGGGTFILFVLIYLVYKNNIKSLIWYKNTMNTFFYDAMHELKTPLGIALLNADMLESNKYQKRIKAALNQMKTTYDDVGFYIENPNAKYPLKNINFSNFLKTRIDFFNSIASMKSVEFHLEITNDLYVLISEVELLRIVDNNISNAIKYTKVNSKITISLNQSNEKIIFIIQDEGIGIKDTKRIWHRYAREDLAKGGFGLGLNIVRNICKKYDIVYEAFNYEKGAIFKYSFKS